The sequence GAAATCAAAAACACTCTGTTTAGTATGAACCAATGGGGATCCCCAGGGACATATGCTTACCCTCCCGGTTTATTTAAAACTCATTGCGAGATTTTCTCAAAAGATATTTGTAATTTAGTTCAAGATTTCTTTAAAACCAGATTTATGCTAAAACAAATAAATTATACTTATGTTACTCTGATTCCAAAAGTCCAAAATCCTTCTTATCCTAATGACTTTAGGCCAATTAGCTTATTTATAAGATTATTTCTAAAATACTGGCTAACAGACTTAAGCCTTTCTTAAATAGAATTATATCTCAAAACCAATTAGCTTTCATTCCGGGGCGTCCAATAACTGATAATATCATAATAGCGCATGAAATCCTTCATACTACCTATAAAAATAAGAAGGGGCACTTTTCTTTAAAAATAGATCTTTCCAAAGCCTTCGATAGAGTCGAATGGCCTTTTCGGGAAAAAACTCTTATTGCGTTTGGTTTTAATGATATTTAGTACtgtctgttagagcattgttgggtcgaactcacaagtgttgctatctcaagcttgttgtcaaatttaattgtcaaaactatatcttgatttctactctacatttagtcaagtcccgggttaggatagaagtgtgtagttgagaatcagaTATCATTACGTTCTAGcgcttgaaggcgaagatcaaccgaagatctggagaacttcttcaacaaaaggtaagtgaaggctgaaccacctatttctctagttttcacctttctatctatgagacattctcgcatgactaaattagacagctTATGCATAataaaaatttcgagtcaagtttatcttgaatatggttctcgaaatatgactaactaagcttaagaacatttgttaatACTTGAtaaatttggttaattattgtttatgacataaattatgattcaagatttaatcatttgaaaatagcttgaaacggtgatatgtgtcattgatgttattcgggaatgtttcgaattgattattagagacaTATATAACTACAGTTatctggatacatgacaataTGCATACTAGTTCACATACTGAGAGAACTGTTAAGTCCGGATCCGCAGTACatatacccagtacacgtaccggcataGCTATAGTTTGGCAGTGACTTTATGGTACGCATACCCGacatccataccataaaaagtctgttgacTCGTGAAACAGGAAAGGTACGCATGCCTATTTTGCAAACCGGAAAAAATCTGTTGGTTTCAAAATCGAAAAGGTACGTATACCCAATATGTAAACCATAAAAGATTTGTGAGTTTATGAACtcttttgtcttaagggtacacatacccgatacacgtaccatgacaaacatattcacgaacaggtacaatacacgtaccaggtacacgtacttaccctgtcaaatagtttcagatgcatcagaataaTTCTATGAGATGatcggcatttgaacaactctataaaaacactatctagacatgattgatcacaagtgtgactcaatattaaaaatctttaagtgttatatgaaaaggGTTAAGCATATAGTTcgattggctagtttcggctaacctttcatgaacaagtcattgtacacagTTCAATTACGatccatcctaaccagagtgtatattctactATTTTAATCtcaaagtcaagtttttcatctaacggggattattgattgcttgattccaaagataCCTTATCTTAAATCCAAAGCAACCTTGAacgtctatataaggagaacctcaaataactgggattttcaaatccctgacactattcttgtgtgtcctagttgtaaactagagtcgtcatctTCTTCAAACCCTTCAATGGTTTAGAAACTAAAaatacttcacctagggattcgtgaagccaggtccaactatctttattgctttgtgtatcctgatattgctttgattgttgagctttcttcaacaaacaagatagatagaaatcacaaattttcttcatctcagactttgtgattccacaagtttatgcttgtgaggtgaataatctaggctgctcttcggaagtcataagaccggattttgaggtttggcAAACTTtatctattgcaatcgatttcctatctTACCTTGATCATTGATCagaacgaaaatcacatataggcttatttatgggaggaagattggtttaaattcttcaattgagttaAAGCAATTCTTAGGATGTAagggacgtcaactaagggaatcaattgcgcggaatcctgctgggattcaagaggcgttaggaacgcaactataaatgaattGTCGTGACAGTTTAATTCGGTATGAACTACATTCCAGATTGAagttatgatagtaggctagtgtctgtatcgactTAATACATTTtggcgttcaaatctggactagttcacggggtttttttgcatttgcggttttctcgttaacaaagtttctggtgtccgtgttatttctttttccgcattatattgtttatctttataactgaaatatcacaggttgtaggtaaattaatcaaagtagatatattcatccttatttgttggatacgacttgattgatcttggatattgatctttggaatcgtccaagtgctctcacacataatcaagttcacggactttcttctgtaaactttctgattgtgagagacgGAGATATaaactctgaatattattcctgattgagattcattaagttgtgcTTGCAATTGTATTTAGGTTTAATCTGtataggtttcctaagaaaaagttggtggtgtattttggtacccccacgttttcagtGTCAGCTTATCATGTAATGTGTGTCCACGACCTCTTTTTATGTCTTTCTAAATGGCATACCTAGTCAGAAATTTTATGTTGACCGAGTCTTAAGACATGGGGATCCTTTACCCCCCTATCTCATTATTATTTGCATGGAGCTCCTTTCTAGACTTCTTTACAAAGCTGAatcagataaaaaaaaattgggattAAAGTGTTGAAATCTGCTCCTCCTGTatatcatttattttttgctgacgaTTGTTTCCTTTTCTCTAAGGCAGGTACAGTCGAAGCAAAGAATTTGATAAATATCCTTAATCTTTTTGGTGAAATATCAGTTCAAGTGATAAACCTTCAAAAATCTGGGGTTTATTTTTCACCAAAGCTTCATAATAAATAGTGCAAAATAATTAGCAGAATTCTAAAAGTTAGACAAATTTCAAAaaatgataaatatttgggaaCCCCTTTATTCTTCTACAGTAATAAAACTAACAGTTTTGAACCGTTACTTAGTAAATGTTATGCTGCTTTACATGGCTGGAAGGCTAAGATTTTATCCCAAGTCGGTAGAACTATCCTCCTTAAATTTGTGCTTAGTGCTTATGTAACTATCAAATAGAGTGCATTGCTTTTCCTAAAACTTTTCTTGATAGGATTGAAAAACTACAAAAAGACTTCTGGTGGGACAAGAAAGACGCCTCTAAAGGATTCTATACAAAAGCTTAGGTTAGTATTTGTGCTAAACTTAATTCTAGTGGTTTAGGCATTAGAAATCCCCGTAGACAACTTATCCATGTTAAGTAAACTGACATGGAGACTTTTGCATAATCAAGATTAGCTTTGGGATATTATTCGTAAGCACAAGTACTTTCCCAAAACTGATCCTTTGATACATTCTAGAAAGTATAATAATTCTTGGATATGGAATATTATATAAAAAGGGTCTTAATATTATAAGTTCTAATTGTGAATGGCAAGTTAATAATGactcaaaaataaatatttggtCTGATTTTTGGTTGCCAAATCAAGATACTCTTCTCACTCCTATTATTTTAGATGATAATATCCAATAATTGTTAACCAGCTAACTGACAATCAAGGAAACTGGAATGATGATTTGTTAGATAAATAATTTCACCCAGATATGCATAATAGGATTAAGGTCATCACTCTTAATCTTAATAATAGACAGGAACAGATGGAAATATACGATTTCTGGAGAATGCACTACTAAATCTGCTTACAACTTCCTTTCAAATAATGATAGTAATAATGCAGACATGAGTTTCTGGAGATACCTATGGAAAATAGATTGCATTCCTAGGATTGGGCTTTTATGTTGGAAGATTGtttcaaatgttcttcctttaGGAAAAAGAATGTCTCAATATAATGAGCATGGTTATCCTTGTTGTAGTCTCCGTAATGATAGTCAACTGGAAGATGAGATGTATCTATTTTTAACTTGTAGATTCACAAAATGTATTTGGTTTGCTTTTTATTATTTGAATTTGGTTAGTAATTGTAGTAATATTGATGCTAAAAGCTGGCTTTCAAATGTTTTAAATGATGACAATCTTAAAAATGATGTTCCAAAGATTGGAAATTCAGAAATGATATTTTTTTTCAAGTTGCTAAACCCGAGCCTATTATGGCATGAGGAGGCACACTTTCTCTAATCGGGTCATGTCCATCCCTGCGCAAAAATAATAAACATTTATCAAGTTTTCATACATTGTATATTTATCATATCATGGAGTAGTTTATATACATTTATCATATGGTTTTCATAGATCGTATATTTATGAAATAAATTAAAAGAggataaaaaatattttaaatttttttagaaGTCTTCCAAAATCTTACATATTTTGCAAGACTTTAATCAAggtaaaaatattattattactcCATATCATGGAGTAATTAAAAGAGGATAAAAAATAtcatttattatttatcaaaatgatATTATTAGTAATCATATCATGGAGTATTTTATACACATTTATCATATGATTTTCATAGATTGTATATttaagaactaaattaaaagaggataaaaaatattttaatttttttagaagtcttccaaaatcttacatattttacaagactTTAATCAAggtaaatatatatacacaaaaatcacTCAAAGTCTTGATCATAGGTAACTATGCAATATATTCgaattttcaagtttttaacgAGTAATTCAAATTTTAGAAGATATTTTTACAATCTACAACCAGTAACATAAACTTTGAAAGAGAGTTTAAACATATACAACCTAAAAGGGGTCGTTGAGTTGACTgttgagagaaagaaaaaagaagaaacaaaattgatTCAGATTAATATGGCTAAAAGAGCAGTTCTTGTAGGATGCAATTACCAAGGAACAAAAGCTGAACTCAAAGGATGTATTAATGATGTGAAAAGGATGTATAAATCACTTGTAGAAAAATATGGATTTGCAGAAGAAGATATAACCGTTTTGATTGATACTGATGATTCTTACATTCAACCAACTGGTAAGAACATCAGAAAGGAAATATCGGATTTAATTACATCTGCTGAACCTGGTGATGTTTTATTCTTTCATTACAGTGGTCATGGAACTCGTCTCCCTGCTAAAACCGGTGAAGATGACGATACTGGTTATGATGAATGCATTGTACCTACTGATATGAATCTTATCACTggtaatcaatcaatcaaaacaCAACCCCTTTTTTTAGTCTTTCattcatttttatttgtttgatcatTTTATTTATGTGTTCTTCACAGATGATGATTTCAGGGAGTATGTGGATCAAGTCCCAGAAGGTTGTAAGATAACAATTGTATCGGATTCGTGTCACATCGGAGGTTTGATTGATGAAGCTAAAGAACAGATTGGAGAAAGTACTAAAGGTTATCAAGAACAGTGTTCTGGATTTGGATTCAAGCATTTCTTGCACCGGAAAGTCAACGATGCTTTGGAATCTCGTGGCATTCATTTGCCTAGAAGACGCCACCAtagggatgaagaagaagaagaagaagagcaagaagaagaggatgaatctGTAAAGAACAAATCACTTCCTatgtcaattttgattgaaaTCCTGAAACAGAAAACAGGCAAAGATGACATTGATGTTGGAAAGATTCGTCCTACATTGTTCGATGTGTTCGGAGAAGATTCCAGCCCAAAGGTGAAGAAATTCATGAAGGTTATATTGGAAAAACTCCAAAGTGGTGACCATGGTGGACTCATGGGAATGGTCGGGTTATTAGCTCAAGAATTTTTAAAGCACAAACTAGACGAAAATGATGACAACTACGCCGAACCTGCAATGGAAACAAAAGTTGGCAGCAAAACAGAAGCTTATGCTGGGTCGAATAAGCGAACACTACCTGATGGTGGGATCCTGGTTAGTGGATGCCAGAGTTTGTAGAATGGCGACATTCTTGTTGTTGCATTTGGATTGCTAGTATCAGTTTGCAAATAAAAGGATGACCATTTAAAATGAAGGGTACATTTTAATTGCTAGTATCAGTTTTGTAGAATGTGAACATTCTTGTTATTTATTTATGGTTTTAAATGACGGGATCTTATTTTGTTGTTTTCCAacattttgaaatgatttagCATTACCATATGTCCATGTATATCTTTGGACTtcggtttttatgggatcaactatgattgttgatccatttatgggatcaactcttgttgttgacgCAATTTTTAATTGGATCAACTACTGctgttgatcccatttattggatcaacttctgttgttgacctaattttttatgggatcaactactgttgttgatcctttcaactcctactgttgacaatatttcctttggataagtataatcatgcttgtagtttaaatcatgtaattctaatgttgaacttgtggtgcaatggtagcatgactgactccatgtcagatgatgcgtgttcgaatcacgccaagttcactccatttacatggatcaactttcattgttgatccaatttagtggatcaattaccattgttgatccccaaAATTGGACCAACTTCTACTGttagttctatttttatttggatcaaccactgttgttgatacaaaaatatctgaaccagtggtggcggcggcggcgaaaTAGTGGTGGCGGCGGGGgcagact comes from Papaver somniferum cultivar HN1 chromosome 7, ASM357369v1, whole genome shotgun sequence and encodes:
- the LOC113295915 gene encoding metacaspase-4-like, with translation MAKRAVLVGCNYQGTKAELKGCINDVKRMYKSLVEKYGFAEEDITVLIDTDDSYIQPTGKNIRKEISDLITSAEPGDVLFFHYSGHGTRLPAKTGEDDDTGYDECIVPTDMNLITDDDFREYVDQVPEGCKITIVSDSCHIGGLIDEAKEQIGESTKGYQEQCSGFGFKHFLHRKVNDALESRGIHLPRRRHHRDEEEEEEEQEEEDESVKNKSLPMSILIEILKQKTGKDDIDVGKIRPTLFDVFGEDSSPKVKKFMKVILEKLQSGDHGGLMGMVGLLAQEFLKHKLDENDDNYAEPAMETKVGSKTEAYAGSNKRTLPDGGILVSGCQSL